The segment caatgcgtgttaatgttcagaccgaACGTCTGGGCTCTTATTAATAACAAACCTCCACTGTAGACGCCTTCGTCCAATTACTCCTGTGTGTAAAGTAACGGAACAGAGTCATGATCAAGGTCAAAGGCTGGATGACTGTCAATCAATAGAAACTCTGGAAAAAGTCAGAGAAGCTCGGAAATCGTTTCGGAAAGTATATTCCTCTTTTAGCAAGCTCCTTGCTAGCTTGTGCAAAACAACTTTAGCATTAGGGGCTAGCTTATTGGATAGCATTGATAAATCCGCCTCCAGACTGCTTTGTCAGTTGAAATTATCCGTTACTTTATTATGCCTGGCTTTGTATACTTTAGACAGACCGTACTCACTGGGAATACTTTAGACAGACCGTACTCACTGGGTGAGAGGGATGTCTCCGCGTCCCCCCGTAGCGACTGTTTGGAGGAGGTTATCCGGTGTTTCGGTGGTTCTCGGTCCCTACTCCCCCTGCTCCATCGCTGGAAGAGAGTTGAGGCAGCCAGCTCGACTTCCGCCTTCTCGCTGCTTCCCTGGCGCGAGCGGAATGAACTCTGGAAACTCTGCCAACTTGCCGCGCAATGACGACGCACAGCCGCTGACCGACGCATCCCAACGAGCGTCCTGATTGGTCCGTTCCTTTCTGCGTCGCTTGACCCAGCGTTTGCTTAAAATATTCTGTCCTTCGCGCTGAGTTGAACACACTGACCCTGACCTTCTCGGGTAACCTGTACAGTCCATACAAGtgggtacagtacagttcagacTCAGAGATAAATAATATTTTCCTAAAAACTGCAAACGAAACGAATAGAACTGCTGCCGCGGTAGAATTAAAATAACGTTCAACGCGTTGTCTCTAGAGCGCGATATTCTCTCGTGAATGGGTGTCAGAAGGCTGGTGGAACACAATATCCCTTATGTTCCCCAAAAACAATGGTCCTATTTATAACGTTTCATATGAGGGTTATGAAAAGGCTCGACTTCCCTTGCAACCACAGTTTTCCCTGACAGTCCCGTCTCTGAAACTCACCAATATTTTCTCAAAAAGAAAGCTGTGACAGAATGGCACACTTCTATGACATACACATTTATTGTGATATTTTACATAATTCTCCCACCAACATTATTACTAGTCATGTAAACAATAATGTAAGCAAGCATTTAGGCTACTAGACAAAGAAGCATAATGACCCACATAAAACCATTATTACATTTTAGTGTGCAAATCTAGATTGACAATTTCATATTAGGGTAGAATAATAAACAAAATACAGTATTCCTTAGTTCTAGATTGACAAATTCAAGTGTCAAACAGTTATTTTGGGGTACATGTTACAAtgaattccatgtgtaacacacatctgacaattatatacagtgccttgcgaaagtattcggcccccttgaactttgcgaccttttgccacatttcaggcttcaaacataaagatataaaaccatATTTTTTtcaaactgatagagacataccccaagcgacttacagctgtaatcgcagcaaaaggtggcgctacaaagtattaacttaagggggctgaataattttgcacgcccaatttttcagtttttgatttgttaaaaaagtttgaaatatccaataaatgtcgttccacttcatgattgtgtcccacttgttgttgattcttcacaaaaaaatacagttttatatctttatgtttgaagcctgaaatgtggcaaaaggtcacaaagttcaagggggccgaataatttcgcaaggcactgtaggtaaatATTGACATATGTCCAAAATGGTAACCTTTTCCCTAAAAAAGTGCACTGCATTTCACCATTCGAGACGTAACCTATTGAATGACAACATTCACCTTTCGTCATACTGATTGCAATTCATGTCATGTACTTAATCTTAACACGAGAAGTCCAGACCCTGTTCATGTCCTTTAGAAAATAACCAGGGTTTGAATTACAGGGGGGGGCGGATTGAACACCCTCACCGTTCATGCACCCCCAAGAGGCCATGTATAACCCTGGTTCTGATGACAGGTCAATGAAGTTAGAATAACAGGTGAACAACATAGTGGGGAAAGATTCCCAGTCAATATGGTTCAGAGAACAGGCATCCttattcaagtcaatgatgtcataatgggtGGACTATTTCTATGGTTCAGAGAGGTTTAGAAACAAACACAGGAAGTGATGTAACAATACAAAGAAACAAAAAAGTGCCACTGTCGGCGCGTTATCAGCTATACTGTGCCACTGTCGGCGCGTTATCAGCTACACTGTGCCACTAAAACAAGCGATGAAATCGACTGGACATCAGCAAAATTGCCATGAAGACAATATTAATTTGTGCATAGTGATTGGTTAACTGATTAGCTATCTCGCTCGCTCTGGAAACAAGTGTTGCTACTTTATCCTGGCAGGCTATGcttcagtcccaaatggcaccctataccctacctaGTGAAATAGACCTGGTTAAAACTAGTGAACTATATCAggatgcaatttgggacgcaTAATATGTTGTCAAACTTTGGCTGGTCCAGGATCAGTTTGACCATTTCCCTAAAAGATTCCTAAGAGCTTTAcaagtaggccatcattgtaaataagaatttgttcttaactgacttgcctagttaaataaagaaaaagatGTCAACAGGTTATCTGTGTAGGTAAGGAGAGTAGGATGCATCATCATGAGGTTATCAGCCAGTCTGAGGACTTACTGCCGACCACAAGAGACTAACACAGGAGAGACCAATCAAAACGATGTGCCtctctaacacaaacacactctcaaaAGATCTTCTACGCAGCAGTCCTGGAGGACGtggcagcttagagggaacatggCTCTTGAACGTTTAAAATGAGAAAGTATGTAGAGATTATATTGGACCTAAAAGTTAAATAACTTCCCTTTTTCTGGCCCACAAATTGCTTTTGACGAACAAATCGGTCCGGGGAAAAAAATCTGTGCGGCCATCCTCGGAATTTAGAAAATCCCGATGCGGCATTTGAGCCAAAATGATTGCCCACCTTTCTATAAGACATAAAGCAGGGCCTGGAGTATTTCCTGGTCATGACTTGAACCAGGAAGAACTCCAGGCGATAGCTTTTTGTAACGGAGCAGGGTGAAGATGCCCCTAtacgctgatcttgggtcagttttgcattttttCCCACTAATAGTTAAAGTTAAGAGGAATCAAAAACTGATCCAAGAACTGTAACTAAGGGAATCTTCACCCCGGAGGTTCTGTAACACACAACATAATACCTGTTACCTAACCACCTTGTTTAGCCAATAGCCATCAGTCCATAATAACTGGTGCGTGGTGCCTCTAGATGTGGTTCAGAACAGAGGTGTTTGTGGTTGATATGTAAATGAATGATTGGCCAGTGTCCCTGTATCTCTTCAATGATTGGCTGGTGTCCCTGTATCTCTTCATTGATTGGCTGGTGTCCCTGTATCTCTTTAGCTCTTCCCCATCATCTTTAACAGCAGCTGTACAAGGAGGAGGTAGACGCATGAAGACAAAGGTCACAAAGGTCAAGTTCATCTTAACCTTTGAGACAGACAAACTGATACTCATGATGAGTAATGATCATTAGCCCAAGGAGAGTGACTCACAAAAAGCACACCACACTAAGGTCTGGAGGAAATAACACTGTCTAGCTAATAccttttttattttcttcaaagGTTGACTGTGACTTGgaaagagatagggagggagggagggaggagatagggagggaggagatagggagggaggagatagggTGGGAGGAGATAGGGTGGGAGGAGATAGGGTGGGAGGAGATAGGGTgggaggagatagggagggaggagatagggagggaggagatagggTGGGAGGAGATAGGGTGGGAGGAGATAGGGTGGGAGGAGATAGGGTgggaggagatagggagggaggagatagggagggaggagatagggtgggaggagatagggaggggcgagcaggagaaggagaagaaaaagGAAGGGATAGataaggaggaagagggagaaagaggtagggaTGGGGGTACCTACCTGAGTGAGGTGGTAGTCTCCGTCAACTAGCTGCTCGATGATGTTGAAGTGATCTGTGTTTGGAACGTCCTCCAATGTTACCTTCAGTCCTTCTGTTGACTCCAGAGTCTgcaagagggaaggaggagaggagggagagaggaagggaagagagggagagcaaagagggagagaggaagggaagagagggagagcaaagagggagagaggaagggaagagagggagagcaaagagggagagaggaagggaagagagggagagcaaagagggagagaggaagggaaggaggagaggagggagagaggaagggaaggaggagaggagggagagagaaagggaaggaggagaggagggtgagaggaagggaagagagggagagcaaagagggagaaaaaaagggaCAGAAAGTTAGTAATTTTCTAGGCCCTAAAACTCTTCCAAAAATATAAGGGTGCAGCTGTGTTATAAAGGTGAATTGTTTTGTCACTTTCTGAAATCTACAAGAACAATCTAGATATATTCTAATGTGTCCCAGACAATGTCTGTTTTTCCATCCATGGAACTCGGGACACATTCTATTCATCAGCTCTGATTCTGTGTTCTACTTCTATGTGTTCAGTCTTTACTGACTTTGTAGTAGTCCTCCGACTGCTTCCGGAACTCTGGCGAGTCTTTCTGCGCCACGGCAACCACGATGTCACAGTTGGAGGAGGAGAGTTTGAGCTGCGGAACCAGCTGACTAGGACTGTTCCTCAGAGCCACCTCTCTgtgaagagacagagagtgagacagagagaaagaggggaaacaagaggcgagagagggaggagccTGCACGCGTGTTACCTCtcccactatgtctccctgtcatggcttgtgcgccatcagtacagctaccaacacatcttgaccaccaaaggccatttgatgtcacaaaccTGTCCAGTACTTGAAAAATATCCTCacgttgtcctggtttccagtggtttgcagaagaggatgtcttccttaattgaccccctataaacgtaacagacatataccaggagctgtaccAGGCCCGCcacgcctgttgactcatccagctgtaacgcatagaattcactggcttgtatgtgaagcagtaattgtttcaaaacatctcctgccatgtcactgatgtgtcgtgaaacagtgttgtttgatgaagacattgtctgtatagtttctgtccttttcccccagcatcGTCCCAGCCATATTACCgacagcaggaagaattaagtcctccacgaTAGTATGggtcttgcctgtcctagccactcggtagctcaccatataagactcttctagccccttattaatggtatctgttgcttttatacatgtctcactactcgaaagtcatctttattctcgctcaaaaaactcctgtggcttatttttcaaatggtcatgtttagtttctaaatgtctgcacaaGAGGGAAGGTTTCCTGTGAGAgggtaacggttaatgtgataggatgagtaacggttaatgtgattggatgttcattatttgacgaggctacctgtatttgacattgggttgttatttcgctgaacactggATGGTTTCATGAAACCAGGCTACTCTGTCAAgaaaaaaaaaactcacccaaatgtatagtcccatggaaaatataaatgtactgtttgaaaatgtgagaaAAAAgattaaataatatttttttattttatttggtgtACCCCTGACAGCATtgtgcgtaccccagtttgggaatacctgaggTAGAGCATTCAGTGGTGCATCTTCAGGGGTGGATGGGTGTGCGGGTGTGTGGTACGTACTCTGTCATCTTCAGAGGCTCGTTGACATAGGTGGATAGGATGGGCAGGAGGTCATATATACCACTGACCAGGAacgcacctgagagagagagagacaatgtatgggtaaggagataggagggagagacaatgtatgggtaaggagataggagggagagacaatgtatGGGTAatgagataggagggagagacaatgtttgggtaaggagataggagggagagacaatgtatgggtaaggagataggagggagagacaatgtataggtaaggagataggagggagagacaatgtatgggtaaggagataggagggagagacaatgtatgggtaaggagataggagggagagacaatgtttgggtaaggagataggagggagagacaatgtatgggtaaggagataggagggagagagacaatgtatgggtaaggagataggagagagagacaatgcatgggtaaggagataggagagagagacaatgtatgggtaaggagataggagggagagacaatgtttgggtaaggagataggagagagagacaatgcatgggtaaggagataggagagagagacaatgtatgggtaaggagataggagggagagacaatgtttgggtaaggagataggagggagagaatgtttgggtaaggagataggagggagagacaatgtttgggtaaggggataggagggagagacaatgtttgggtaaggagataggagagagagagacaatgtttgggtaaggagagagagagacaatgtttgggtaaggagataggagagagagagacaatgtttgggtaaggagataggagagagagagacaatgtttgggtaaggagataggagagagagagacaatgtttgggtaaggagataggagagagagagacaatgtttgggtaaggagataggagagagagagacaatgtatgggtaaggagataggagggagagacaatgtatGTGTacggagataggagggagagacaatgtatgtgtaaggagataggagggagagacaatgtatgggtaaggagataggagggagagacaatgtatgtgtaaggagataggagggagagacaatgtttgggtaaggagataggagggagagataatgtttgggtaaggagataggagggagagacaatgtttgggtaaggagataggagggagagacaatgtttgggtaaggagataggagggagagacaatgtttggataaggagataggagggagagacaatgtttgggtaaggagataggagggagagacaatgtttggataaggagataggagggagagataatgtttgggtaaggagataggagggagagacaatgtatgggtaaggagataggagggagagataaTGTTTGGGTaatgagataggagagagagacaatgtaagggtaaggagataggagggagagataatgtttgggtaaggagataggagagagagataatgtttgggtaaggagataggagagagagataatgtttgggtaaggagataggagggagagataatgtttgggtaaggagataggagggagagacaatgtatgggtaaggagataggagagagagataatgtttgggtaaggagataggagggagagataatgtttgggtaaggagataggagggagagataatgtttgggtaaggagataggagggagagacaatgtatgggtaaggagataggagagagagataatgtttgggtaaggagataggagggagagataatgtttgggtaaggagataggagggagagataaTGTCAATCattcaaaataaaaaagcagGTCTTTCTGTGGTTATGGAGAAAGATTACTGAGCTCACGTCTCCGCTGACAACCCGCTATctactgacctctaacctctcacCTTTGATCTGAGGGGTCACACTGTACTGAGACCAGTCTGTAGAGAGGATCATAGCAGCCAGGTGGGCCCCCGCAGAGTGGCCACACAGGTACagaccactagagagagagagacacagagagagagggagagaggattgcCAGTCAGAAACCAACCCCTAGCCTAGACATTCATATCATCAAATCATGACATATTTGTTACTATCTCCTTTAGTCAGATAGTAAAGATTATATTCAGCCACTCTTGGAGGGCAATGGGAGTTGATTAAAAATGTGCTTCTATATCATTAAGACTGCCTTTAGTAAGCACAGATCTGAGATAGAGACTGATGAAGAGGGCGCACCTAATGTGTGAATACTGTTGAATGACGGACACCACACTCCTCCGCACCTGAGACACCATCAAATCCATGTTCCCTGGATGAGAAACAGGGGGACGAGGAGGAAAGTAAGAAAACATAGGAACAAACGAGGGACAGATGGAGGGCACAATTTTAGACCAGGGCACAATTTTAGACCAGGGCAcaattttagaccagagcccaatttCAGACCAACAGGCTGCTGTGCTCTGAAGACCCCAGCTGCAGTctacagaagtagtgcactataaataaACAGGGAGACATTTGGTACGCATTCATAATGTCTCCTATGTTGCTATGACATCACAAACCAGGGACACATCAACGGTACCTTTGGGAGCGATGTCGTAACCCACGGCGACCACCACGACGCCCTTATGGACCAATGGGACAGCCATAAACCCGGACTCCTCCTTACTAGGGAGAAGAAACATATAGGCCTTTTCTCAAATGGATTTGCTCAACTCCTGCGTCGTCGTGGAGAAAAATGCGCTTGTATGAAATTAGACTCCTCTCCACACACGCGGCATCAGGCAAATGACGTTTCAAATGACGTTTACACGGGTGAAAATCCCTGAATATATGTGTAAAGTGACAAAACACATTTAGCAAAACATTCTATATATAAATGGATCTGCATTATCTGTTTCAGATGTTTTACCTGCTGTTCTCTACCTGCTGTTCTCTACCTGCTGTTCTCTACCTGCTGTTCTCTACCTGCTGTTCTCTAcctgctgttctgttctctacctgctgttctctacctgctgttctctacctgctgttctctacctgctgttctctacctgctgttctctacctgctgttctctacctgctgttctctacctgctgttctctacctgctgttctctatctattggggcggcagggtagcctagtggttagagcgttggactagtaaccggaaggttgcaagttcaaatccccgagctgacaaggtacaaatctgtcgttctgcccctgaacaaggcagttaacccactgttcctaggccgtcattgaaaataagaatgtgttcttaactgacttgcctggttaaataaaggtaaaaataaaataaataaaaaaatctgctgttctctagatagatagatagatagatagatagagatagatagatacctAAGGAACTGCCAGTAGCCTCCATGGAGGTAGATTACCAGTGGGACATCTATAAGAAGAAAGAAAACATGGTTATGGGCACTTCCACAGTAACAGAATGATGTGGACACTCAGATTTCTTTACTTTAAAATATATGTCAAACAAAAAACTAAAGTTTAGTTAAACAGCCCCATACAACACAATAACTACTTTTAACCATTTCCACTGAAAATTTACCCAAAAAATAgaatttacttgaagaacagtgcatatgctaagtttggtaacagaatgacgatTTGTGCCATTTTTTCCGTCCTTCCACACACTTTCACCCCCTCCCCCGCAAACACCCACTTAGAAGATCCATGGCCAGATGCATATGAGCTGTCTAACCCAGGGcactgcctgtgtctgtgtggatctgtgtctgtgtggacctgtgtctgtgtggatctgtgtctgtgtggacctgtgtctgtgtggacctgtgtttgtgtggatctgtgtctgtgtggacctgtgtctgtgtggacctgtgtctgtgtggatctgtgtctgtgtggacctgTGTCTGTGacacctgtgtctgtgtggacctgtgtctgtgtggatttgtgtctgtgtggacctgtgtctgtgtggacctgtgtctgtgtggacctgtgtctgtgtggacctgTGTCTGTGacacctgtgtctgtgtggacctgTTACTGTGTggacctgtgtctgtgtggatctgtgtctgtgtggacctgTGTCTGTGacacctgtgtctgtgtggacctgtgtctgtgtggatctgtgtgtgtatctgtgtctgtgtggatctgtgtctgtgtggatctgtgtctgtgtggacctgTGTCTGTGTGCAGTTTCTACTGTGGAAATGCCTTGTTTCTCCGGTTCCATGTTGCCCCCACACCTGTGTGCCATGTAACGTGTTGTGAAAGCTTGGTTTTCCCCTTGATAAGGGCGTTCCGCATCCCCTTAAAGTCATTAGACATCTGTCACAGCTGTCAGTCATGTGCTGCTGCCTTActgcactacagtactacacaacagtagtaatgtacactacagtactacacaacagtagtaatgtacactacagtactacacaacagtagtaatgtacactacagtactacacaacagtagtaatgtacactacagtactacacaacagtactgaactacagtactacacaacagtagtaatgtacactacagtactacacaacaGTACTGAACTACAGTACTGAGCTACACTATTACTCTACAGTACTACACAACAGTACTGAACTACAGTACTGAGCTACACTATTACACTCCAgtactacactattacactacagtactacacaacagtagtaatgcacactacagtactacacaacagtagtaatgtacactacagtactacacaacagtagtaatgtacactacagtactacacaacagtactgaactacagtactgagctacactattactctacagtactacactattacactacagTACAACACTACATTACTCCACTACACTTACAACACttactgcactttgtataccagggttggctggccttatATAGTCACTATTAGGCTcaggcactggtatacttttatttacaaagccattttgggtttactacctttttatttggccatttttattgttcagaaatgtggtgggtactctcttcgttcactggactttattctgctaactgttccaaatgtccgaactgaatttggtaaaagggcttttatgtactctgcgccatgatcttggaacaccttacaaaatacttttaaactggaagaacttgtcccgattggtatttttaaatcactgatgaatgatcttgagactgattccctgacctgtctatgtttttaaatcactgatgaatgatcttgagactgattccctgacctgtctatgtttttaaatcactgataaatgatcttgagactgattccctgacctgtctatgtttttaaatcactgatgaatgatcttgagactgattccctgacctgtctatgtttt is part of the Oncorhynchus kisutch isolate 150728-3 unplaced genomic scaffold, Okis_V2 scaffold1921, whole genome shotgun sequence genome and harbors:
- the afmid gene encoding kynurenine formamidase isoform X1 — its product is METFCLRTLGHRADTRPADPLTHWTRWSFFPLLIFCPIPKVLCVVPLGVYLLLLHSRATMSRWEDMNKDELERQFSPSQWSHRMSADDVIKSHVTALKEGTERARGLAQTLLNVPYGESEGEKLDVYVPTTTSLDVPLVIYLHGGYWQFLSKEESGFMAVPLVHKGVVVVAVGYDIAPKGNMDLMVSQVRRSVVSVIQQYSHISGLYLCGHSAGAHLAAMILSTDWSQYSVTPQIKGAFLVSGIYDLLPILSTYVNEPLKMTEEVALRNSPSQLVPQLKLSSSNCDIVVAVAQKDSPEFRKQSEDYYKTLESTEGLKVTLEDVPNTDHFNIIEQLVDGDYHLTQLLLKMMGKS
- the afmid gene encoding kynurenine formamidase isoform X2, with the translated sequence MSADDVIKSHVTALKEGTERARGLAQTLLNVPYGESEGEKLDVYVPTTTSLDVPLVIYLHGGYWQFLSKEESGFMAVPLVHKGVVVVAVGYDIAPKGNMDLMVSQVRRSVVSVIQQYSHISGLYLCGHSAGAHLAAMILSTDWSQYSVTPQIKGAFLVSGIYDLLPILSTYVNEPLKMTEEVALRNSPSQLVPQLKLSSSNCDIVVAVAQKDSPEFRKQSEDYYKTLESTEGLKVTLEDVPNTDHFNIIEQLVDGDYHLTQLLLKMMGKS